A single Triticum dicoccoides isolate Atlit2015 ecotype Zavitan chromosome 2A, WEW_v2.0, whole genome shotgun sequence DNA region contains:
- the LOC119352194 gene encoding uncharacterized protein LOC119352194, giving the protein MPLQGGDLRFPCGERFYKCVRKDARLCPFMRTMDTYLPELTRVGLAEPQVLHHSMAMHQSAPVQRRSRREQEFIDGSQREIQPDHAAVRLQMQQANHHPRAQAPCCSSDTQRTSMLLAGTNFILVVALLYLIFGQPRG; this is encoded by the exons ATGCCGTTGCAAGGTGGTGACCTTCGTTTCCCGTGCGGGGAACGGTTCTACAAATGCGTCAGGAAAGAT GCTAGGCTATGTCCGTTCATGAGAACGATGGACACCTACCTGCCGGAGCTCACCCGTGTCGGTTTAGCTGAGCCACAGGTGCTACATCACTCCATGGCCATGCACCAATCTGCTCCAGTTCAGCGTAGATCCAGGCGGGAGCAGGAGTTCATCGACGGCAGCCAGCGGGAGATCCAGCCGGACCATGCAGCTGTAAGGCTGCAAATGCAGCAGGCGAACCACCACCCCCGTGCCCAAGCTCCTTGCTGCTCGTCCGACACCCAGCGCACCTCGATGCTGCTGGCTGGAACCAACTTTATCCTTGTCGTCGCCCTGTTGTATTTAATCTTCGGCCAACCGCGCGGTTAg